Below is a window of Bos javanicus breed banteng chromosome 6, ARS-OSU_banteng_1.0, whole genome shotgun sequence DNA.
GCTGTTGACTCAGGACCCATGTTCCCACACATGCCATGCTCACAGCTGAACAAGCCCATGGCAAGCTGGCGCGGACAGCCAACAGCACATCCAGCGTACATGGAAGGTGGGCGCCGAGCCTGACGAGGGTGTGGGGCCCACGCTGGCCAGCTGTCTAGCAAACATTAACACACAACCAGCAACCCCACATCCTCCCATAGAGCGCAAGTGCGTGCTCAGCAAAAGTCGTGCCCAAGAATGCTCATGGCCGGTTTacctggaagcaacctatgtCCACTGGTGTGCAGACAGAAAGTCACCCTCATGCGCCAGTGGGCACCACGGGCAGCAAAAAGGATGAGCTGCCTTGCCTGtgggtgagccaccagggacctgAGAGTGGGGTTCTGTTTGCACCATGCCTGAGTGGCCTGCCTGAGTCACTCTCACCAAGAAGCAGGGTTGCCCAGGACACTGGCCTGGGAAGGCCTTGGGGGCAGCCCAGAGGGCTGGACTGGCTTGTAGGCCATGCGCACCAGACACGTGGCCAAAATCCATCTCCTCCATGTGCTCGTAAGACCTACTTCCATAGAAAGCAAAGAGCAAGAAAGCAGACAGAGATGCGGGCAAGGCCAGCAGAGACCCCCCACTGTCCCCCTCCCTGGGTATGGATGGCAGCAAGGAACCCATCACCCCACTGACAGCTCTGCCCAAGTGCCTGCAGAGCCGCAGGCCCACGTGTGTGCCGGGCCTGACAGGCGGCGTGTGGACGCGGGCCCGGGGAGACCCCACTTAAATAGTGCTCTATCCTTGGCCCCAACTAAGCAGAGCAGTCACAACCTGGAGGCCACACTCTCCTTGGGACGTGGACCCAGGGCATAGAGGTCAGCGTGGGCACCTGGCAAGGAAGCAGAGAGCCAGATCGAGGCTTGAGGCTAGAGTGGCCAGCACCAACAAGGAGGCCGGGTGGGCTGAGGGCCAGGGCAGTTCAGTGGTGAGTCCAggaaggaggcaggcaggaaACGCGGCAGAGAACAGGCGTGAGGAAGTGGTCAGCAGAGGCCACGGAGCCCACCCTGATCCTCACAGGAGATGTCTGCAGAACGATGGGGACAGAGGTGAGCGGACCAGAGCTCACCTGGGCTGGGCACCGGGGACTTGATGGACCAGGCGGCCCAGGAGGTGCGCCCTGCCTTCACCAGGCCAAGACGGCCTCAGCTGCTTCCGAGCCCTCTTTGGCCACCGTGATGTGGCCCCCGAGTTCTAACCCTTAACCTCCCAGGGCACCATTCCTGCTGATGGTCAGCAGGCAGGGCTGCACAGCAGCCCCCATTCCTGCTCGGGATGAGGCGCTTCAGATGACACGAAGGACCCCAGGGGGACCCCCAGTATCGGGGGTTGCTTAGGGATGCCATGAGGCTGAGGGTGCCCTGGGGCAGGACGCGATCACGTGAGTGCAGTTCTCCGGCGCCCCAGGGCCCACCCTGAACTAACGGCCAGGCGGCAGACACCACCCACAGGGTCCGACGTGCTGCCGCCGCACCCGAAAGGAAAAGTAGAAACGCCTTTAGTGGCGAGTCTTACGTTTACAGTTTATTAGCTAATCAACATCAACATGCAAAAATAAGCGCTGAGTACAAACCTCTACCATACGGTTTCGTGTAAACTACAACAGTTCGTCTGATTTGAAAAGTCATTGGTGGTTACTTCAACTGAACTACTGGCTTCTGTAATGAATAGTGTTTAGAGCTAGAGTCACTGAGCCGTCGGCAAGGCCTCTGCAGACACCGGTCCAGTGGGTTTCCACGAGATACATTCTCAGGCAGGAGATGAGGCGGCGCGAGGGACGTGACCCTGAACCCACACGGCTGAACGCGGCCTCTCGGGTGCGGCCCCGGGCAGGCAGCGGTCCTGGAGGCCAGCGCCACCTGCAGCCGTGGTGCCCGCATTTTGGCAGCAGCTCTACAGAGAAGTGACAGGGTCCCTCGTGGCACCAACTCGCCACAGGTCGGTCTGGCGTGGCCACCACTGCTCCCGGGCCATGGCCAAGGGCCAGTCCgccccggggggggggggggttcctTGTTAGCAGAAGGGAAGGGACTGTGAGAACACAGGGAAGGAATCAGTTCCTGTGGTGAAAGGTTCCAGCCTCCCTCCGCATGGTCAGTCTGTAAAGAAGTTTCTCTGAAAGGTGAAAGCACTTCAGAAGCGTTAACAGCTGACATGTTTCAAAATCGAGTGCACGCTTGTTaaatctttcctcctctcttcccaggAGTGTTGTCGTCGCTCACTGATCTTTGGTCGCAGAAACAGAAAGGCAGGTAGGCAGGGGCCTGAGGCCGCTCGGCGTGGCGACCGCCTACATGATGTACACCTTCTCGGCCTGGGAGAAGTGGAAGACCTCTTTGGTTCTCGGGCAGACGACCTTATCATCCTGCCGGATAGAGAGCAGGGACTAAAAGAAAGACCAGGCGCATTAAGAAGGGCCAATCCAGTTTACATCAAGGTTTCTTATGAGAAACCCACAGAACCGACTCTCAGGAAACAAATCGCTTCATTTCACTAAAGTCACTTTCTGCAGGTACCCCTGCCAAGAAGTCCTGAGCTTTCTCCACTGCCCCCAACCTGCCTGGCAGACAGATCAGGCACCAACCCGCGGGGCGCTCTGCCCTGGCCCCGCCCCACACGTGACCCCGCCCCCTCCGCACAGGCCCTGCCCCCCGGCCCTCACGTTGTAGCCGTAGACGTAGCCGTTGGGCAGCATCATGGGCGGGTTGTTCTCGTTCATGACATCTCCCGAGATCTTGCAGACGAGGCGCGAGTTGGCGCAGTGCGCCATGGGTAGGGGCTGCGCCAGCTTGTTCAGCGAGCGGCTGCATACCGGGCAGTCAGGGCTCCGCGAGCTGCCGTCCTCCTTGTAGCACTGCCTGCGCACGGGTTAAGGAGGGTGGGCCAGCCGAGGTCCCAGGGTCCCGAGCACCCCACGGAGGCTACTAAGCGTTATGGTCCCTGTCTGGGCATGGGAGCCCTCCTGGCACTGTCTCAACACTGGGGCTGCAATGCAATtaaggcaggggctgggggctgggggcactgcACAAGCTTCAAGGACAGGGACTAACTGGTGAGGAGCGGGGTCTGGACACCAGCCCCGCACTAGGAAGGGCACTTGGGGAGCACTCCCGAGAGCAGGATACGGGGTCTTTATGGCCGAGAGGCCGGCCTGCAGGGTGAGGGTGAACACTGAGCTGTTTCCCAGCTGGTGCAGTCGGTAGTTGTCGTACCGGAACTGCTGGATCAGCATCCGCCACCGCGCCGGGTCCAGCAGGTCCTGGAAGAAGCGGGGCAGAGTCGTGATAACAGGAAACAAGCTCGAAGTCTCTTCCCTGCAGACGCAAAATGAGAGCCACCCCGCTCAGCCACGCGCCGGCGCCCAGAGGACAGCCTCGACTTCCGCCCGCTGCCAGGCCACCGCTGACTCCCTTTCTGGGACACCGACTCGTTCTGAGCCTACGCTGATGCTCTGGAGTGTGTGTCCTGTGGCCCGGAGACAAGTCAAGGACTCGGGGCTGGAAGGAAAGCCACTCACTGAGCAAGGTCCAGAACCTCTTGCTAAGAGCATTAAGGTTTGCAAGGAGAAGCCTTATTCCAGGGAACAGCTTATTAGAATAGAAAGTTAAATCTGGCTCATGTTGCTCCCTAAAACCACCTAGGTTTAGACTCAagaaggggtgggggcaggaacgGAGGGGAAGGCAGCCAAGCAAGGGCACAGTCAAAGGTTCTGTGAGCTCCTCAGAGCCCTGGCATAGGGCGCACATCACACTTCCAACatttacaaaatgatttttaacatttctttcatcCAACGGTCCATGGTGAAGGAGGACCACCCCTAGGGGCTGCCACACCCAGCACCAGCTGTGAGCCCtgcagtctctgctgctgctgctgctaagtcgcttcagtcgtgtctgactctgtgtgaccccatagacggcagcccaccacgctcccccgtccctgggattctccaggcaagaacaccggagtgggttgccatttccttctccagtgcatgaaagtgaaaggtgaaagtgaagtcgctcagtcgtgtctgactcttagcgaccccatggactgcagcctaccaggctcctccgtccatgggattttccaggcaagagtactggagtggggtgccattgtcttctccgagtCTCTGCTACACCCCCTCTCAAAACAAAGTACTTTTGTCCATTCCCACTGTGACCCATCTGGACACGTCTGACCTCTTGCCACAAGGGATGAAGGCATCACTCCCTTAATGAGGCGGCTCCAGCACGTGTCAGGAGTGTCTGGTCCCCTGCTCCTGCTTCCAGGACAACCGTCCCAACTCTGTTGCTGAGCTTCCTGTACCTGAGACCCCCCACCTGTCATGGGGGGGTCATGGCACTCCTGTCATCCAGGTCTCTTTGGTGCTACTTAACCTGCCAGACCAGCTttcttggactataaagaaagctgagcatggaagagctgatgcttttgaactgtggtgttggagaagactcttgagagtcccttggactgcaaggagatccaaccagtccatcctaaaggaaatcagtcctgaatattcactggaaggactgatgctgaagctgaagctccaatactttggccatctgatatgaagagctgactcattggaaaagaccctgatgctgggaaagactgaaggtaggaggcgaagggaacaacagaggatgacatggttggatggcatcaccaactcgatgaacgtgagtttgagcaagctctgggagttggtgatggacagggaggcctggcgtgctgcagtccatggcgtcgcagagtaagacatgactgagtgactgaacctgcCAGACCAACCTGAACAGCCAAAGGCTGTTGTGTCCCAGTTAGTGGAGAACTCTGCCCAGGGGAGGGGACGCCCGCCCTGGGGTCTGTTCCGAGGCTCGGTCCCTCTGGCTCCAACAGCAGCGATGACATTGCTGCCTGGCTCTTTACAGCTGCTGTGAGGCCTCACCAAGGAGTGAAGGGACGTGCTCCACACCCTCCTGAGCTGCTGTGAGGCCTCACCAAGGAGTGAAGGGACGTGCTCCACACCCTCCTGAGCTGCTGTGAGGCCTCACCAAGGAGTGAAGGGACGTGCTCCACACCCTCCTGAGCTGGGCACCTCACCCCCAAGGGCAGCCAGCCTTTGCTGCACTTTGAAGAGAAAACGCTATGAGTTAAAATCTGAGTTTAGACCTGAAGATCTTTGTGACCTGCTGATTTATTATATTCCCAAACACCACAGAAAGTGTGAATTCAGTTGGGAAGAAGCTTCCAGCAGCTTTCAAAGGACCTGCAGGCACTTTGGGCGGTGGGGGCTGGGTCTGCCCAGAGGCTCCCACACAACACTGAGGGGCAGCGGGGCTGCAGGGCAACACTCGGCCTTGGACAGAGGCCAGCTTCACGGCCCAGAGGACACAGTGGGTCCAGCACCCAAGGGTTTTACCCTCTGCCCACAAGTACACCGCTGAAACACTGAGGCCCACAGTGACGGCTGGGAGAGGCCCTCTGGGAGGGGATGAGGTCATGGGCAGGGGCTCACAAATGGGATTACTGTCCTTCTAAGAAGAGCCCCAGAGAGCTCCCGACCCTCCCACTGTGGGAGGACCCAGCAGAAGTGACCCAGGCTGGcgcctgaccttggacttccagcctctcgAACCCTGAGCAGTCCACCCTGCTGCTCACAGCCCTGGTCTGTGGTCTGCTGTCGCAGCCGCCAGGAGAGGTTAGCAGAGGACGGCTACCAGGCGTGGACGCTGTGGCGACAAGCACCTGGACCCGGGGGTGGGCTCCACCACACGGAGCAGCAGCTAGACCAACAGAACGGGCCCTCAGAGTGAGggttcaggaagagaagggagtggcagagcaCACCCCAGTCTCCATAGAGAAATCTAAGAGCTGTGCACCAGCACCATCAAGGCCACTGTGATGAGACCTCAGACCCGCGAGGACCGAGGTACTGGGAACTGGAGCGAAGGCTCCTGTTACACAGGGTGGCGACCTGGCAGAGCTGTGCTTGTGGACGGGGGCTGTGGGTGGTGAGTCTAGCATCCAGCTGAAGCTGTCTCTGGGCAGAGTGGGGAAGGTGTGGCTTGGCTTCTCTTGGGTGTTTATCCTGGGAGTGGGGGGGTGAGGGGAGATGAGCCCAGTGATCCTGACGCAGGGAAGAGAACACAGAGCAGGAACAAACGAGGTCAGCAAAGACGCCAGCAGAACCATGCAGAGGCCAGGCCTGTCCAGCCTTGACCGGGCCTCCAGAGGAGTGAGCAGGCACTCGGAATTGCCCTTTCCAGCAGAAGTGCTTTAGGAGCCATTCTGATCAAAGATTTTGCCAGCAAAACGGGAACAAGGTGGGAAAAAATGCCTAGGTGGTGTGCGGGCCATGCTGGTCAGTGGCAGTGACTGCAGGCCCAGCCCAACCCTAAGCCCGGGGCATGCAGTACCTTGTAGGGGGAGATGTGTGTGTCCGGCGGGAAGGCCAGCATGCCCATGACCTGGCGGACCTCGTCCAGCTGGCTCCCCTCAGCCTGGCTGAAGTGCTTCCTCGCGTGTCTGGAAAGGCAAGCGCAGCCTGAAGACGTCTGCATTCCCACCGCCCCCACCCAGGCACCAGCTGCGCCTGCCCACACCTAGCCCGGGAAGGGCCCAGAAGCCTGCCCCGCACGTTGGGGGGTCCTACCTCACTGCATCCAGCCTCTTGTTCTGCCTGATGAGCTCAATGAACTCCTGGATCCTCAGGCTAAACTCCAGGCAGCTCTGAGGGTGAAGACAAGATAAGGACCAGCTTAGCCAGGCCCACCTGAAGCCACGTCCCAGCTCGAGGCCGCACGCACTGCTACAGAAGCTCGGCATTGCCGGGGAGGCAGGGCTGCTGCTGAAATCCTAATTTCAACCTGCCGCCAACACTTGCTGGGTCCTGACAGGCCATGGCCCGGCCCCACCCCACATCtctcagggccaggccagggagggCCGGGCGGACATGGGGCGAGGAGCAGCAGGGGTGCTCCCAAGCTGCAGCTGGCTGCACGGACGCAACAGCCTGGTCAGCAGACTCAGCACAGTGCCCTCGCCACTCCCTCCTACCCACAGGCCTCCTCTTTCCAGCCCCGGGCCACACCGAGGGCTCCAGGGGGACAGAGCCCCGCATGAGGACCCACTCACAGTGTGGGCCACGGCGAACCTGGGAATGAGCCAGCTCAGAGGCCCTGGGTGGGCAGGGCCTCAGCACGTGGCCAGGACCGGGCGAAGATGCCAGAGGTGGGCAAGCAGGTCAGGGCCAGCTCCTGGAAGAGCCCAGGATGTGCCGCGGGTGCGagggccctggggctggggctgctgtGCTGGGAAGCGGCTGTGGCCCAGCTCCATCTGGGAGGCATCTGTCCCGAGGCTCTACAGGAGACCCGGGGGGATGCTAATACGGCCGCATCAGTGGGGTAGCTTGAAAGGAGCCAAGCGAACTTTGAAACCTTAGCAATATCAACCCAATTTGGGCTAAAACTCCTGCAGCTAGGGGTAGAGGACAAGCAGGCAAAATTAACTTTTGTGACCTAAGATAAAAAACCTGGATTATTTTACCAAAAAACTAAGACTATAACATCTTCAGCATGGCTTCAGAAAACACTCAGTGTTTCCAACCAGAAAGAGTACGTGGAATACACAGCACGGAGGCCAAGCTCAGGACTTCCGCTGTCGTGCCCACAGTGCCCAGGCCCTGACACGAGGCCCTGCCTCGTGCCTGCTGCTTCCACAAGTCTGCCAACCTCATGACTtgctccccgccccccagcctgGCGTACACACTGCGTTCTGGGCAAGGGCCTGGGCTGGAGGGACCCTGGGAGGACACCCTCCACgagcccccagcctggccccaggcACACCAAGAGGAGCGCAGGCTGACCTGACTGCAGACCGTGCCGCCCGGTGTCAGGGGCACAGCAGAGGTGCAGAACCACTCACCTGGTACCCACACGTCCACTCCGCAGGGGCTCAGAAAAGGTGGTCTGCCTCCCTGCCCAAGCCCCCCTTCCCAGCCTCTGTGCAGGGCACTGCGCCCTGGGCAGCTATCTGTCCTGACCCCAAATGGGTGGGGCAGGGCGAGGGTGGCGTGGCAGGCGCCACATGAACCAGTGAGGAAACACCCCTTTCCGAGGCCGGACGGGCAAGGCGGAGCCGgggacgggggcgggggggggggggtgggggggtggtgcgCTGCCTGCCTCCAGGCCCCTTTCAGAGGCCGGACGGGCAAGGCGGAGCCGGGGACAGAGAGGGGGGCGCTGCCTGCCTCCAGGGAACGGTGACCGCTTCCATCTGGGGCTCCCGGTCGCGGAGCGTTACCAGTAAACCCTAGGTCAGCTCTATAAAACCGACCCAGGGAAATGTGTCTCCTTATTTATGGTGGGTCTTTGCTCTCCAAGTTAACCCTCAGACAATCCCCTGAGGGCGGACACACGCAGGTGTCCAGACTGGACAAGGACGGCTACCATCTGGTGAGCATATCACACACGACCTGAGAAGCTCTGCGCGCTCCCGTTCACAGCCCCACTGAGGCTGCAGACACAGCACGCACGCTGCCCCTGCCAGCCTGATGTGTCCAGAAACCCGCCTCAACTCACTACTTTGGAGGTATTTTCAACGACGGGAAATGCGGGTCTCAAAGCTTCTTTTCCCGTCTAGAGCCTCAGCACGGATCTGAGGGACCCCTGGCATCTGGCATGGGCCCCCtgaccccccgcccccagcctgcaCATGTGATCAAGTACCGGCGCTCACGTGTGCCCACAAGGGGACAAGCTGGACAAAGCATGCACACCGGCTTGTGTTCAGCGGAACTCTGTACTGAACGCGTTCTGGTGCCCTCTCAGCTTCTGGACGCGCTTCTGGACAGCTACTTATGTTCCCTCCGGGTACGTGGCGAGACCACAGGAGCGTGCCCTGATGGGCTCACCCCGCCAGCCCACCCCCTGGCAGGCAGGTGCAAGGCTCCCCGCTGCAACCCGACCCCCGTGGCGTGCCTGGCCAAGCAGCAGTGTTCTCGGGGAGGGAGCAGGGCTTGCAGAAACTGCCTGTTGCACCGgaggcctgttttccttctgcCCTGGTTCCCGCCGAGCGCACAGCCGTGGGGGTGGAGCAGAGCGCGGGCGCGTGTTACATACCAATTCTGGCTTTCCTTTTATGGTTTCCATACCAAGATCCTCACTCTCTTTAGGGGAGCCACTGGCCACTCTACTTTTCCGTCCCGTCTTCGCGTCGTGCTCGCTTTGGCGGCCCTGAGTGGCAGAGAGTGTCACCCTTGGCTGGTGACTATGTGCACACGACAAGCTCAACGGGGCGGGGTTAAAGGCACTCGGTTTAGAACACAGTTTTTCTAATGGAGGCAGGAAAGGTTAATACAATCAAGCATTTCTGCAAGCCCTAAGGCGTTGACACCTTTCAGGAATCAAGTTTAAATTCTGCAATTTATGTTTAAGTGTCTATTTTTTAAGCTGCTTCTGGGTCTTAAGAAAGGCTGTATTCGAGAATATCCCAGCCTGGAACTCTGCACCCTCACAGGCGGGCACCCACTCACTCCTCGCAGGGTGCCTTCCTAAGTCAGTGAGTGGGTGGGTAGGAGCTGGGCCCACCCGCTCCCATCCCTGGCAGCACATGCGTGGTCCACACCATGTGCCTTCAGAGCTTCACTCAGCATCTGTCCAAACCACAATGCAGAGTGCCCTTCGGAGGATTTCCCCCAAAACCCAACACCACCCTCTTATGTAACAGCCCCAAACCCACACCAAACCCAACAAGCCCCCGTTATGCATCCACACACAACTCCGAAACAACAGGCTCTGGGGCAGGTGGCGCTGCCCCTCCCGGCTCTGCAAGCTCTGCCCAGGCAcgccccgccccctccaggaGCCCTGCCAGGTAGAGCCCCGCCCCGGCACGGCCCCGCCCCTCCGGGAGCCCCGCCCCCGCGCAGCCCGCGCACCTTCATCTTGCGCAGCCGGGACTTGTTGTCATGGCACCAGGCCAGGCAGGTGGCGGTCTCGCGCCTCTCCAGGGACTCCTCCACCTCTTTGGCAGTCAGGAACATCTCGATGTTCACTAAGTCCTGCAGTGAAGGGAGCCCTGGCTCAGAGTACTGGACCCCGGGCCCCCCCAAGGCTGGACACGGCGCCCGGCAGTTGGCATCCCGGCCTCCTCTCATGCGAACACCCTATCCGGTGCTGGGACACCCCGCCGCAGGCCGGGTCTGCACAGCACGCAGGCCTGGGGACAGCCCAGGTCCTGCCAGAACTTGGGGCCCCACCAGCTCTCACAGGGCCAACATATGGAGAGCCCGGTGGTCCATACTCTCAATTTCTATGGGTTTTACTCTGCAGATTGATTTCAAGTTTAGGCTTTTGAGAAGGGGCAGCTGGGGGGCTGCACGTCTCTCGCCTCTGTGGTCTGCTTCTCTCCTACCCTGAGGAGTGCAATCTGTGCAGGCCAGCCCAGTGCCGCTGAGCTGGAGGATCCCAGCAGAGCCAGGGACCCACAGGAGCAAACCCACCCACTCAAGTTCACACCTGCGAAGTCGAGGGGGCGCTATGGTGCCaggaagtggggggggggggcggggacagGAAGCTTGGGGCCCAAGCAAGAGGTTGGAGTAGCCAGCGAGAAGGACCTCCCTGGCCACACTGGGCAGGTAATGGACGTTCCGAAATGACAAATGAGGGGTCGCCGGgagaaaatttcagaaagtgAGTTTCTCTTCCCTCAGGAGCAGATTGAGGAGGCCATTTTCTGTTAGCAGGTGGAGGGATATCCAGCACACAACAGCCCTGGAGCTCTCGTGTCTCCAGAGCCTCCACCTAGGTCACGCGGCCATCTGGACCACAGAGCACGGGACAGGACACCGCCTCGCCCGCGCTCTCTCGGCCAAG
It encodes the following:
- the MAEA gene encoding E3 ubiquitin-protein transferase MAEA isoform X2, which codes for MAVQESAAQLSMTLKVQEYPTLKVPYETLNKRFRAAQKNIDRETSHVTMVVAELEKTLSGCPAVDSVVSLLDGVVEKLSVLKRKAVESIQAEDESAKLCKRRIEHLKEHSSDQPAAASVWKRKRMDRMMVEHLLRCGYYNTAVKLARQSGIEDLVNIEMFLTAKEVEESLERRETATCLAWCHDNKSRLRKMKSCLEFSLRIQEFIELIRQNKRLDAVRHARKHFSQAEGSQLDEVRQVMGMLAFPPDTHISPYKDLLDPARWRMLIQQFRYDNYRLHQLGNSSVFTLTLQAGLSAIKTPQCYKEDGSSRSPDCPVCSRSLNKLAQPLPMAHCANSRLVCKISGDVMNENNPPMMLPNGYVYGYNSLLSIRQDDKVVCPRTKEVFHFSQAEKVYIM
- the MAEA gene encoding E3 ubiquitin-protein transferase MAEA isoform X1, with the translated sequence MAVQESAAQLSMTLKVQEYPTLKVPYETLNKRFRAAQKNIDRETSHVTMVVAELEKTLSGCPAVDSVVSLLDGVVEKLSVLKRKAVESIQAEDESAKLCKRRIEHLKEHSSDQPAAASVWKRKRMDRMMVEHLLRCGYYNTAVKLARQSGIEDLVNIEMFLTAKEVEESLERRETATCLAWCHDNKSRLRKMKGRQSEHDAKTGRKSRVASGSPKESEDLGMETIKGKPELSCLEFSLRIQEFIELIRQNKRLDAVRHARKHFSQAEGSQLDEVRQVMGMLAFPPDTHISPYKDLLDPARWRMLIQQFRYDNYRLHQLGNSSVFTLTLQAGLSAIKTPQCYKEDGSSRSPDCPVCSRSLNKLAQPLPMAHCANSRLVCKISGDVMNENNPPMMLPNGYVYGYNSLLSIRQDDKVVCPRTKEVFHFSQAEKVYIM
- the MAEA gene encoding E3 ubiquitin-protein transferase MAEA isoform X3 translates to MVVAELEKTLSGCPAVDSVVSLLDGVVEKLSVLKRKAVESIQAEDESAKLCKRRIEHLKEHSSDQPAAASVWKRKRMDRMMVEHLLRCGYYNTAVKLARQSGIEDLVNIEMFLTAKEVEESLERRETATCLAWCHDNKSRLRKMKGRQSEHDAKTGRKSRVASGSPKESEDLGMETIKGKPELSCLEFSLRIQEFIELIRQNKRLDAVRHARKHFSQAEGSQLDEVRQVMGMLAFPPDTHISPYKDLLDPARWRMLIQQFRYDNYRLHQLGNSSVFTLTLQAGLSAIKTPQCYKEDGSSRSPDCPVCSRSLNKLAQPLPMAHCANSRLVCKISGDVMNENNPPMMLPNGYVYGYNSLLSIRQDDKVVCPRTKEVFHFSQAEKVYIM